From the Ralstonia wenshanensis genome, the window CGATACCCGTCACGGCAACGTGCACGCGCGGCATGATCGTGCACATGCCTTCGTTGCCCTCGTTGGTGACGACGGCAACGGAACCCGTCTCGGCAATGATGAAGTTACCGCCCGTCACGCCCATGTCAGCGGACAGAAACTCGGGCCGCAGCACTTCGCGCGCCTCGCGCGTCATCTCGGGAATATCGGTCAGGCGCGGCTTGTTGTGCGTCTTGGCGAAGAGATCGGCGATCTCCTCCTTGTCCTTGTGCACCACCGGCGCAATGATGTGCGACGGCGGCTCGCTGTCGTTGATCTGCAGGATGTACTCGCCCAGATCGGTCTCGATGCTCTGCACGCCCATCTCGCCGAGCACCTGGTTCAGGCGCATCTCTTCGGTCACCATCGACTTGCTCTTGATGACCTTCTTGACCCCGTGCTTGCGGGCGATTTCTGCAACCAGGCGCGCGGCATCGGCCGTGGTTTCCGCAAACAAAACCTTGGCGCCACGGCGTGTGGCCTCTGCCTCGAACGTGGCGAGCCAGACGTCGAGGTTTTCCAGCGCGCGGTTGCGGCGCTCCTTCAGCGCTTCACGCGTGGCCTGAAAATCGATGTCCTGAATGGCCGCCGCCCGTGCGGTGACGAACTTGGTCGAGAGCTTGGTGAGGTTCTGCTGCAGGCGCTTGTCGGCGAGCTTCTGCCCGGCGCGCGCCTTGAATTCCATGCTGCGGACTTGCATGCGATTGCGTCTCCGTCGTGTTCTAGGGCAGTTGCGATTTACGCGTCGCCGGCAAGGACTTGCGCGATATGCAGCACACGCGTGTGCGCGTCGCCAGTACGGCGCAGCCGGCCTTCGATGTTGAGCATGCAGCCCACATCCCCAAGCACCACGGCATCGGCGCCGCTGGCCTTGATGTTGGCGCATTTCTCATCCGCGATGGCGGTGGAGATATCGCCATACTTGATCGAGAACGTGCCGCCGAAGCCGCAGCATGCTTCGCAGGCGGGCATCTCGGTCAATTGCACACCCTCCAGTTTGCCGAGCAGCTCTCGCGGCTGTGTTTTCACGCCCAGCTCGCGCAGCCCGGAGCACGAATCGTGGTACGTCACGTGGCCGTGAAATTGGGAATCGAGCGTCTCGACACGGGCCACGTTGACGAGAAAGTCCGTCAATTCGTACACACGCGGCGCCAGGCGCTCGTAGCGGCCCGCGAGCTCCGGATCATCTCGAAAGAGATCGGCGTAGCCCTTGCGGATCATGCCGCCGCACGAACCAGACGGGATGACGACGTAGTCGAACTGCTCGAATTCCTTAAGCGTTTTCTCCGCAAGATCGCGCGCCAGCGGCCGATCGCCGGAGTTGTAGGCGGGCTGGCCGCAGCAGGTCTGCGCGGGCGGCACGACGACGTCGTAGCCGGCCTTTTCCAGCAGCTTAAGCACCGAAAACCCGATGTCGGGCCGCATCAGATCAATGAGGCAAGTGACGAACAAACCTACGCGCATGGGAGTCTCTTGTGTTCTGCGGGAAGCCGCCATTATGCGCCCGCTGTCATGTCCGGCGCGGCCCTCAAGGCACAGAACTTCTTCATGCCAGTCGTGAGTGCGCTTCACGGGGCCCGTCAAGCACAGTAGCCGGCCGACCGAGAAATTCCTCAAAAATACCGGGAATCATGCGTCGGGATGGTGCGCATTTTCACATCGTGGGATAGAATTTTGCATCGCATCCGCAACCCACTGCACCCATGGCAGAAGCAGACAAGGACCCCGGCAAGACGTCCATTCAGGTCATCGAACGCATGATGATGCTGCTCGACGCGCTTGCCGACCACGCAGATCCGGTCAGCCTGAAGGCGCTCTCCGCCAGCACCGGCCTGCACCCGTCTACCGCGCACCGCATCCTGAACGACATGGTGGCTTGCCGCTTCGTCGATCGCTCCGACCCGGGCAGCTACCGTCTGGGCATGCGTTTGCTGGAGCTGGGCAACCTCGTCAAGGCACGCCTCTCGGTGCGTGAAGCGGCCCTCGCTCCGATGCGCGCCTTGCATCGCCTGACGGGCCAGACCGTCAATCTTTCGGTGCGCCAGGGCGATGAAATCGTCTACATCGAGCGCGCATATTCCGAGCGCTCGGGCATGCAGGTGGTGCGCGCCATCGGTGGCCGCGCACCGCTGCATTTGACTTCGGTCGGGAAGCTATTCCTGGCTGCAGACGAAGTCGGCCGTGTGCGAGCCTATGCCACGCGTACCGGTTTGTCAGGCCACACTCGCACCTCGATCACGGACCTGCCCAAGCTCGAACGCGAACTCAACTGGGTACGCACCAATGGCTACGCACGTGATAACGAAGAACTGGAACTCGGCGTGCGCTGTATCGCTGCCGGAATCTACGATGATTCGCGGCGGCTGGTAGCAGGTCTGTCGCTGTCTGCGCCGGCAGATCGATTGCAGGAGAGTTGGCTCGACAACCTCAAGGACACCGCGCTACAGATCTCCAAAGGCATGGGCTACACATACGAAGGGGACGCCGTGCGCGCAGAGTGAGCCTCTGGTTTCGCCCAACAAAAAAGCGCGTTCGATGACGCGCTTTTTTGTTGGGCGATGCCGCGGCTCAGGCGCCGTGCTGCTCCGACGCCAGCACGGTTGCCGGCTGCGTCGACACAGGCACATTCCGCAACGGCGCAGCAGCTTGCGTGGCCGGCTCGATGTGCGGGTTGCGCTCCAGCCAATTGCGCACGCGTGTGGCGTCTGCAAAGCGCGTGAGGTTGCCAGCCGAATCCAGGAACACCATCACGACGTTGCGGCCATGCACGTTGGCCTGCATCACCAGGCAGCGGCCAGCTTCGTTGATGAAGCCGGTCTTCTGCAGACCGATATCCCACTCGCCGCCACGCACCAGACGGTTGGTGTTGACGTAGTGCAGCGTGCGGCCGTTGGCGTTGACCGTATGTTCAGGGGTGGTGGTGAATTGACGAATGAGCGGCACCTTGTAGGCAGCCATCACGATCTTGGCGAGGTCCTGCGCGCTCGACACATTGCTGCTCGACAGGCCGTTCGAATCCACATAGTGCGTGTCGTTCATGCCCAGCTCATGCGCCTTGCGGTTCATGGCGGCAACGAATGCAGGACGACCGCCCGGATAGTTGCGACCCAGCGCCGAGGCTGCACGGTTTTCCGACGACATCAGCGCCAGCAGCAGCAGGTCTTCACGCGTGAGCATCGTGCCGAAGCGCAGGCGCGAGCCGGTGTTGCGCTCGTAGTCACGATCTTCATCCGTGATTTCAAGCAGCTCGTCCATCGGCTGATGTGCATCGGTCACGACCAGCGCAGTCATCAGCTTGGTGATCGACGCAATCGGCAACACAGCCGACGAATTCTTCTGGAACAGCACTTCGCCGTTGTTCTGGTCCATCACCAGGGCGACGGAGGAACGCAGCGCCAACGCATCGGGCGTCGAACGCAGACCCATCGCTTCACCAAGCGTCGGGGATGCCGGCACGAAGGACGCACGCACCGGACGCGCACCGCGCTCGACCATGATCACGCGGCGCTTGCCTTTGACGGTGACAACCTTGCGGACTTTGGTGGAGGCGACCTCATCGCTGCTCGCAGCCGCGACTTTGGCGCTGGCCTTGCGATTGACGACGGTCTTACCCTTGGATTTGACTTTGGCTTTCTTGCTGGCAGCGGGCTTTTTGTCGGTCGTGGCAGCGTTGGCCACGGTAGCGACGGAGACGGCAGCGAGCGCGACGGTCATCAGCGAAACGAAGCCGAGACGTCGAAAAAATGAGGAAACAGACCGTGACATGGTTCGATCACCCGCGCGTGAGATGGCGCAAGTGTAGGCAAAAACAAAATTCTTAGCAAGATGAAGGACTTAGCTCACGGCCTTAAAGTTTGACCTCGGGAGCCTTATCATTCGGTCATCATTTCGACGCAATTGTCTGCCGCAGCAGAATCCCAATCGCGAAGAAAGTTGCGCAAGCTGCACATGAGCGGCAGTGCGGAATCAGCACCGGAATCTGAGAGCGTACCCCGTGAACTCCGTCGTGCATGCCGACAATCACGGTATACAACTCGCTCCAACACCTCCTCACAACACGCGCACGTCGCACGCTGAGTCGCAGACCAAAGTCTAACGACGGATCGGCCGTATCTGTTGACATAATTCGACGACTTTTCTCCGCCAATTCTCGCTTTGCACGAAGATGTGCGCTGTAGCGAGCAGGCGGTCGCGCGATGACGACGTCAATCGAGAAAGCGAGTGAAGTCGGAGACAGGTGCGCGCTCGGTGATGAGCGTGTTCTCGATGGCAGCGAGGTTCGCATAACCCATCGACATGCCGCAGACGACCATCTCATCTTCGGTCAGCGCGAGATGCTCAGCGATGATCCGATGGAACTGCGTGAAAGCGGCCTGTGGACACGTATCGATGCCGCGAGCACGCGCCGCCACCATTACGGCCTCTAGAAACATGCCGTAATCGAGCCAACTGCCCTGCTCCATCACGCGGTCGATCGTAAAGATGATGCCAACCGGCGCATCGAAGAAGCGGAAGTTGCGCGCGTGCTGCGCGTGCATGCGTTCCTTGTCGGCGCGCTCGATACCGAGCAAGCCATACAGATCCCAGCCGACCTTGCGGCGCCGGCTCTGGTACGGATCAATCCACGTGCGCGGGTAGTACGGATACTCCTCGCGATGCAGCGTATCGACCTCCGGATGGTCATACGCCGCCAACACGGACTCGGACAAGCGCGCCTTGGATTCGCCCGTCAGCACATAGACCTTCCACGGCTGCGTATTGCTGCCGGACGGCGCACGGCGCGCGACATCCAGAATCGCTTCGATGTCTTCGCGTGCGACAGGCGTCGGCAGGAACGCGCGCACGGACCGGCGCGAAGTGATTGCCTGATCCACGAGTTCGACTTCTGCGGAGACGGGACGTCGGTCGGTCATGGCGGTGCGCAACATTCAAGCGGTGATATTGGATGCAAGCGGCTCAAGCACGGCACGCAGCGCATCGGGCAGCGGCACCGGTCGACGCGTTTCGCGGTCGACATAGACGTGCACGAAATGGCCCTGCGCTGCGGCCTCTTGCGCGTCGCCGCGGAACAGGCCCACCTCATAGCGCACGCTCGTGTTGCCCAGGCGCGCAACCCGCAGCCCTGCCACGACCGGGTCGGGAAACGACAGCGGCGCGAAGTAATTACATTGCGTCTCGATGACAAGGCCGATGGTGTCGCTATGCTCCGGATCCAGCACGCCCTGCTGGATCAGGTAGGCGTTCACCACGGTGTCGAAGTAGCTGTAATAGACGACGTTGTTGACGTGGCCGTAGACGTCGTTGTCCATCCAGCGCGTGGTGATGGTATGGAAGTGGCGGTAGTCGTCGCGCGTCTGGCGTGGCGTACTCATGGGCAGCAGGCGGGTGGCAATGGAAAGTGATCAGGATACGCCAGCCCTCGAACCTCGGTCACTTGCGGATAACGAGCGCCACACCACAAGCGGCAATCACCATGCCGAGCGCTGCCAGCGGCGGAAAACGCTCGCCGAACAGCGCCCACGCCATCACGGCAGTCGTCGGCGGCGTGAGATACAAGAGCGACGTCACCTTGGTGGCTGCGCCCTTGCGGATCAGCACAAACAGCAGCGAGATCGCGCCGATGGACAGCGCCAGCACCGACCACACCAGCGACCCGATCATCGGCAGCGTCCAATGCACCTCGCGCGTCTCGAACAGAAACATGAACGGCAGACACAGCAGCGCCGACGCTCCGAACTGGATGCACGCGCCCATCCGCAGATCAAACACCGGGCAATGGCGCTTTTGATACAGCGTGCCTACGGTGATCGAGAGCAACGCGCCCACGCAAAGTGCAAGCGTCGTCGCGCCAACGCCCGCCAGATGCAGCTTATTCGCTACCACGAGGCCTACACCTGCGATGCCGCACAGTAGACCCGCCCATTGGCGGCGCGACACACGCTCCCCGCGCATCGAGACATACAGGGCCGTCAGAATCGGCTGCATGCCGACGATCAGCGCCGTCATGCCTGCCGGCATGCCCAGCTTGACCGCCGCCCATACACCTGCCAGATAGCCCCACTGCATCAGCAGACCAGCCACCGCGATGTGACCGACCGTCACCCAATCGGTTTCGGCCGTGCCGGCGCGGCGTGGCAGCTGCACGCGCGCCAGCCATACCAGCGGCAGCAAGCACACCAGCACGCCAACGAAGCGG encodes:
- a CDS encoding DMT family transporter; translated protein: MTPASSVAPASARGSLFVVAMPWLFVLIWGTGFIVAKYGMPYAEPITFLFFRFVGVLVCLLPLVWLARVQLPRRAGTAETDWVTVGHIAVAGLLMQWGYLAGVWAAVKLGMPAGMTALIVGMQPILTALYVSMRGERVSRRQWAGLLCGIAGVGLVVANKLHLAGVGATTLALCVGALLSITVGTLYQKRHCPVFDLRMGACIQFGASALLCLPFMFLFETREVHWTLPMIGSLVWSVLALSIGAISLLFVLIRKGAATKVTSLLYLTPPTTAVMAWALFGERFPPLAALGMVIAACGVALVIRK
- a CDS encoding (Fe-S)-binding protein, which produces MRVGLFVTCLIDLMRPDIGFSVLKLLEKAGYDVVVPPAQTCCGQPAYNSGDRPLARDLAEKTLKEFEQFDYVVIPSGSCGGMIRKGYADLFRDDPELAGRYERLAPRVYELTDFLVNVARVETLDSQFHGHVTYHDSCSGLRELGVKTQPRELLGKLEGVQLTEMPACEACCGFGGTFSIKYGDISTAIADEKCANIKASGADAVVLGDVGCMLNIEGRLRRTGDAHTRVLHIAQVLAGDA
- a CDS encoding IclR family transcriptional regulator — translated: MAEADKDPGKTSIQVIERMMMLLDALADHADPVSLKALSASTGLHPSTAHRILNDMVACRFVDRSDPGSYRLGMRLLELGNLVKARLSVREAALAPMRALHRLTGQTVNLSVRQGDEIVYIERAYSERSGMQVVRAIGGRAPLHLTSVGKLFLAADEVGRVRAYATRTGLSGHTRTSITDLPKLERELNWVRTNGYARDNEELELGVRCIAAGIYDDSRRLVAGLSLSAPADRLQESWLDNLKDTALQISKGMGYTYEGDAVRAE
- a CDS encoding LutB/LldF family L-lactate oxidation iron-sulfur protein, producing the protein MQVRSMEFKARAGQKLADKRLQQNLTKLSTKFVTARAAAIQDIDFQATREALKERRNRALENLDVWLATFEAEATRRGAKVLFAETTADAARLVAEIARKHGVKKVIKSKSMVTEEMRLNQVLGEMGVQSIETDLGEYILQINDSEPPSHIIAPVVHKDKEEIADLFAKTHNKPRLTDIPEMTREAREVLRPEFLSADMGVTGGNFIIAETGSVAVVTNEGNEGMCTIMPRVHVAVTGIEKVLPTLEDLATVMRLLPRSATGQAISNYFSLLTGPRAPGEKDGPEHMYFVIVDGGRSGLIGGEFQEMLRCIRCGACMNHCPVYQKIGGHAYGWVYPGPMGSVLTPSYVGLSNALDLPQAATLCGECNRVCPASIPLSDLLRTLREKQMERELRPQAERFGLRVWGFVARRPALYSAGTWVAARVLRWMGGDKKLIHSLPVGKGWTDTRDMPAPAGKTFRELYREKKARA
- the pbpG gene encoding D-alanyl-D-alanine endopeptidase yields the protein MSRSVSSFFRRLGFVSLMTVALAAVSVATVANAATTDKKPAASKKAKVKSKGKTVVNRKASAKVAAASSDEVASTKVRKVVTVKGKRRVIMVERGARPVRASFVPASPTLGEAMGLRSTPDALALRSSVALVMDQNNGEVLFQKNSSAVLPIASITKLMTALVVTDAHQPMDELLEITDEDRDYERNTGSRLRFGTMLTREDLLLLALMSSENRAASALGRNYPGGRPAFVAAMNRKAHELGMNDTHYVDSNGLSSSNVSSAQDLAKIVMAAYKVPLIRQFTTTPEHTVNANGRTLHYVNTNRLVRGGEWDIGLQKTGFINEAGRCLVMQANVHGRNVVMVFLDSAGNLTRFADATRVRNWLERNPHIEPATQAAAPLRNVPVSTQPATVLASEQHGA
- a CDS encoding acyl-CoA thioesterase — translated: MSTPRQTRDDYRHFHTITTRWMDNDVYGHVNNVVYYSYFDTVVNAYLIQQGVLDPEHSDTIGLVIETQCNYFAPLSFPDPVVAGLRVARLGNTSVRYEVGLFRGDAQEAAAQGHFVHVYVDRETRRPVPLPDALRAVLEPLASNITA
- a CDS encoding nitroreductase, with product MTDRRPVSAEVELVDQAITSRRSVRAFLPTPVAREDIEAILDVARRAPSGSNTQPWKVYVLTGESKARLSESVLAAYDHPEVDTLHREEYPYYPRTWIDPYQSRRRKVGWDLYGLLGIERADKERMHAQHARNFRFFDAPVGIIFTIDRVMEQGSWLDYGMFLEAVMVAARARGIDTCPQAAFTQFHRIIAEHLALTEDEMVVCGMSMGYANLAAIENTLITERAPVSDFTRFLD